From one Nematostella vectensis chromosome 7, jaNemVect1.1, whole genome shotgun sequence genomic stretch:
- the LOC5510750 gene encoding carbohydrate sulfotransferase 14 isoform X2: MKKELRVDCWSSYRLYLQSEGMGPGAKLDQKAIPGGERVSRLRDACERDPYTPWESLTRTERQIALHHILVNEKQNILYCYVPKVACSNWKRVITVLDGNASDTETIKAVNHEGFKRLSSFSAEEIRYRLQNYYKFMFVRNPLDRLVSAYKDKLTGDNGYYFETYVKLMINKFRNKYEDTKAPPPGTKGATITEFFRYLTTTQLAAMDEHWMPYNLLCQPCIFNYDFIGSMENLDEDAEEVLRLMNVNDLVRFPRKQRMYTERAHNPSTAELLSQIPKTMLRSIVHIYRRDFDLFSYEKPQ, encoded by the exons ATGAAAAAGGAGCTTCGCGTCGACTGTTGGTCAAGCTACAGATTATACCTACAAAGTGAAG GCATGGGCCCTGGAGCCAAGCTTGACCAGAAAGCG ATTCCTGGAGGGGAGCGCGTGAGCCGGTTGCGTGACGCTTGTGAGCGTGACCCTTATACTCCTTGGGAAAGCCTGACGCGTACCGAGCGGCAGATTGCGTTACATCACATCCTAGTGAACGAGAAGCAAAACATCTTGTATTGTTATGTGCCCAAGGTCGCTTGTTCCAACTGGAAGCGGGTGATTACAGTTCTCGATGGCAACGCCTCAGATACGG AGACCATCAAGGCGGTGAACCATGAAGGTTTCAAACGGCTTTCAAGTTTCTCCGCAGAGGAGATCCGGTACCGACTTCAAAACTACTACAAATTCATGTTTGTGAGGAACCCCCTGGACAGGCTTGTCTCGGCTTATAAGGACAAACTCACGGGAGATAACGGCTACTACTTTGAAACCTACGTTAAACTGATGATCAATAAATTCCGCAACAAGTACGAGGACACCAAGGCGCCGCCACCTGGCACCAAGGGGGCAACGATCACGGAGTTCTTTAGATACTTGACAACGACTCAATTGGCAGCTATGGACGAGCATTGGATGCCGTATAATCTTCTATGTCAACCGTGTATCTTCAACTACGATTTCATAGGCTCTATGGAGAATCTAGACGAAGACGCCGAGGAGGTTTTGCGGCTGATGAATGTTAATGATCTCGTGCGCTTTCCGCGAAAACAGCGCATGTACACGGAGCGTGCGCACAACCCGAGCACCGCTGAACTTCTATCGCAGATTCCCAAGACGATGCTCAGATCTATTGTACATATTTATCGTAGGGActttgatttattttcttacGAGAAACCACAGTAA
- the LOC5510750 gene encoding carbohydrate sulfotransferase 14 isoform X3 — translation MKTFGLLVIIFSVIGMGPGAKLDQKAIPGGERVSRLRDACERDPYTPWESLTRTERQIALHHILVNEKQNILYCYVPKVACSNWKRVITVLDGNASDTETIKAVNHEGFKRLSSFSAEEIRYRLQNYYKFMFVRNPLDRLVSAYKDKLTGDNGYYFETYVKLMINKFRNKYEDTKAPPPGTKGATITEFFRYLTTTQLAAMDEHWMPYNLLCQPCIFNYDFIGSMENLDEDAEEVLRLMNVNDLVRFPRKQRMYTERAHNPSTAELLSQIPKTMLRSIVHIYRRDFDLFSYEKPQ, via the exons ATGAAGACGTTTGGGCTGCTTGTAATTATTTTCAGTGTAATAG GCATGGGCCCTGGAGCCAAGCTTGACCAGAAAGCG ATTCCTGGAGGGGAGCGCGTGAGCCGGTTGCGTGACGCTTGTGAGCGTGACCCTTATACTCCTTGGGAAAGCCTGACGCGTACCGAGCGGCAGATTGCGTTACATCACATCCTAGTGAACGAGAAGCAAAACATCTTGTATTGTTATGTGCCCAAGGTCGCTTGTTCCAACTGGAAGCGGGTGATTACAGTTCTCGATGGCAACGCCTCAGATACGG AGACCATCAAGGCGGTGAACCATGAAGGTTTCAAACGGCTTTCAAGTTTCTCCGCAGAGGAGATCCGGTACCGACTTCAAAACTACTACAAATTCATGTTTGTGAGGAACCCCCTGGACAGGCTTGTCTCGGCTTATAAGGACAAACTCACGGGAGATAACGGCTACTACTTTGAAACCTACGTTAAACTGATGATCAATAAATTCCGCAACAAGTACGAGGACACCAAGGCGCCGCCACCTGGCACCAAGGGGGCAACGATCACGGAGTTCTTTAGATACTTGACAACGACTCAATTGGCAGCTATGGACGAGCATTGGATGCCGTATAATCTTCTATGTCAACCGTGTATCTTCAACTACGATTTCATAGGCTCTATGGAGAATCTAGACGAAGACGCCGAGGAGGTTTTGCGGCTGATGAATGTTAATGATCTCGTGCGCTTTCCGCGAAAACAGCGCATGTACACGGAGCGTGCGCACAACCCGAGCACCGCTGAACTTCTATCGCAGATTCCCAAGACGATGCTCAGATCTATTGTACATATTTATCGTAGGGActttgatttattttcttacGAGAAACCACAGTAA
- the LOC5510750 gene encoding uncharacterized protein LOC5510750 isoform X1 translates to MEMLTSIEVWIFVTVFSVLLILTLLVNGVLLRLIFVALRHRLRHPRLRHFLASLASANLIASFVNLPLCLYALIKSEVRNTDEITKTTSDVYYYSFDVFYAVLCILHINMLMTERLFAVGWPIHHRIAPEMPDYVISVGIWLAAVLISTASYLVYNHTDFQHLSFVILISCIAVPTLVAMLLFACILASSNRRNRTMALNNDFSLSVLIAIMLGAFTVTCLPLHCVNYLSYFCKDCGLTEPYYVIMMSLRSLQYSCGVFTPAVALFGVTELRRNMSWCCFTCCAVDEDSNNDLYHMEVPGMLRAAPGSQCMLTRVTPAVSTENIQLSFHEQKVETK, encoded by the coding sequence ATGGAGATGCTCACATCAATAGAAGTGTGGATTTTTGTAACCGTATTCTCGGTACTTCTGATACTTACTTTACTAGTCAACGGTGTATTGCTGAGACTCATATTCGTGGCATTGAGGCACAGGCTTCGCCACCCGCGTCTAAGGCACTTTCTCGCGAGCCTCGCGTCCGCAAACCTGATAGCGAGCTTTGTGAACCTGCCACTATGCCTCTACGCCCTGATCAAAAGCGAGGTCCGCAACACAGAcgagattacaaagaccacaAGCGATGTTTATTACTACAGTTTCGATGTGTTCTATGCAGTTTTATGTATTCTACATATTAATATGCTGATGACGGAGAGGCTGTTTGCAGTCGGCTGGCCCATCCATCATCGCATAGCCCCTGAAATGCCCGATTACGTCATCAGCGTAGGGATATGGCTAGCGGCTGTACTCATCTCCACTGCGTCCTACTTGGTGTATAACCACACGGACTTCCAGCACCTTTCATTCGTGATTCTGATTAGCTGTATTGCGGTCCCTACTTTAGTCGCCATGCTGTTATTCGCGTGTATCCTCGCGAGTTCGAATCGCAGGAATAGGACAATGGCGCTGAATAACGATTTCTCCCTTTCGGTTCTCATCGCTATAATGCTTGGAGCCTTCACGGTGACATGCTTACCGCTGCATTGTGTGAACTATCTGAGCTACTTTTGCAAGGACTGCGGGCTCACGGAGCCCTATTACGTCATAATGATGTCACTAAGGAGCCTGCAGTACAGCTGTGGTGTGTTCACTCCAGCGGTCGCTCTGTTTGGAGTAACCGAACTACGTAGGAACATGTCCTGGTGCTGTTTCACGTGTTGTGCTGTGGACGAGGACTCGAACAATGACCTGTATCACATGGAGGTACCCGGCATGCTTCGCGCCGCTCCAGGCTCGCAATGCATGCTGACTAGAGTGACGCCCGCGGTCAGCACGGAGAATATCCAGCTGTCATTCCATGAACAGAAAGTTGAGACAAAATGA
- the LOC116617349 gene encoding uncharacterized protein LOC116617349: MGLQATVRWAVFLCVLITNQYFINASFSHHDHVIWSRHIKSFRDKRSSYDDTNESKDDAEIKPHRNSTSGIARHSKAQKRFFFTLLFIVSIITTVVATVVETIHDIGGCCSLGWSSLCSFESRFTSRQSAVNERAKKVDEGIETAVTTKNTMETLGETLEGTWKHIDRIITLQKKILKTIDPNVIDAIRVKIRQIKRAARKSTEGIDGLTMNDFDTALEPVQRNLKLFSSWTFGPGMLTIEAVSSFAFKRIKVGRIYKALKATQAQKLLSAAPKAQRLLGFSDDAVKGFLKATALAKFSAYGGKAVKFLKVLKGAGAVLSVIGIGVDLYSIINTLVECDKKSNQAADAIKEVEKAEREVSKSETELRDFDTELKTFMREKVMPTVREEGLHQALEGVRDIIDGMDKSVRRPWDYKGCVTKLSDTVIPTLKTSDDINALKESLEDANENCLKQLEYTMECWLKKTRMVKYVLDDCKDGRKPRKLILREAMTFHNANSDDCINNRGEPYTTKAELVRILQNAAETEKFSTYCKANSLSVQTTVCDMKTSKSAAEIVKELKKTGVELNAQVVEDLLAKCSSETNLQLNPRQRSEVCDLKRAETFTDEDIGDLTGVSVDLIKAVECPEM, from the exons ATGGGCCTCCAAGCGACCGTTAGATGGGCGGTTTTCCTGTGTGTTCTTATCACCAATCAGTACTTTATCAATGCCAGCTTCAGTCACCATGATCACGTGATTTGGTCGAGACACATCAAGAGCTTCCGGGATAAAC GTAGCTCCTATGACGACACGAATGAATCGAAAGACGACGCTGAGATTAAACCACATAGGA ACTCAACTTCAGGAATCGCAAGACACTCAAAGGCGCAAAAAC GGTTCTTCTTTACGCTACTTTTCATCGTCAGTATAATCACCACTGTTGTCGCCACGGTCGTGGAGACCATCCATGATATTGGTGGTTGTTGCAGCCTGGGATGGAGCTCTCTCTGTAGCTTTGAGAGTAGATTTACCAGTAGACAATCAGCCGTTAATGAAAGAGCCAAGAAAGTGGACGAAGGCATAGAGACAG CTGTTACGACCAAAAATACCATGGAAACACTCGGTGAAACTCTTGAAGGGACCTGGAAGCACATTGACAGGATTATAACGCTTCAGAAAAAAATCTTGAAAACAATTGATCCCAATGTCATCGATGCTATTCGCGTTAAAATCAGACAGATTAAG CGAGCAGCAAGGAAGTCGACCGAAGGAATAGATGGTCTCACAATGAATGACTTCGATACCGCGCTAGAACCAGTCCAACGCAATCTGAAGCTCTTTTCTTCCTGGACGTTTGGGCCTGGGATGTTAACGATTGAAGCAGTTTCTAGCTTTGCATTCAAGAGGATAAAAGTCGGAAGA ATATACAAAGCCCTGAAAGCCACGCAAGCTCAAAAACTGCTGTCTGCCGCTCCGAAGGCTCAAAGACTTCTGGGATTCTCAGATGACGCTGTAAAAGGATTTCTTAAAGCAACTGCTCTGGCGAAATTCAGTGCGTATGGCGGAAAGGCTGTGAAATTCCTGAAGGTCCTCAAGGGAGCAGGGGCTGTGTTGTCCGTGATTGGCATTG GCGTGGACTTGTACAGTATCATCAACACTCTGGTGGAATGCGACAAAAAGTCCAACCAGGCCGCTGACGCCATAAAGGAAGTCGAAAAAGCAGAGAGGGAAGTCTCCAAGAGCGAAACCGAGCTGAGAGATTTCGACACAGAACTGAAAACATTC ATGCGAGAAAAGGTTATGCCGACTGTACGAGAGGAGGGTCTTCACCAAGCACTAGAAGGCGTCAGAGATATCATAGATGGGATGGATAAAAGCGTCCGCCGACCTTGGGACTATAAGGGTTGTGTCACCAAGCTGTCAGATACAGTCATACCAACACTGAAGACGTCAGACGATATAAACGCATTAAAAGAATCGCTAGAGGACGCCAATGAGAATTGTTTGAAGCAACTGGAATATACGATGGAATGTTGGCTCAAGAAAACTAGAATGGTTAAATAC GTACTAGACGACTGCAAAGATGGCCGCAAACCGAGGAAATTGATATTGAGGGAAGCAATGACCTTTCACAATGCCAATTCCGATGATTGTATTAACAATCGAGGAGAGCCCTACACCACAAAAGCTGAGCTGGTTCGCATTTTGCAAAATGCTGCTGAGACAGAGAAATTCAGCACATACTGTAAAGCGAACAGTTTGAGTGTGCAAACAACGGTGTGCGACATGAAGACATCTAAG aGCGCAGCGGAAATCGTGAAGGAGTTAAAGAAGACAGGAGTTGAGCTAAATGCACAGGTGGTCGAAGACCTGCTTGCAAAGTGCAGCAGCGAAACAAACCTACAGTTAAACCCGAGGCAGAGGAGTGAGGTTTGCGATCTCAAGCGCGCCGAAACTTTCACTGACGAAGATATCGGGGATTTAACAGGCGTGAGCGTTGACTTGATAAAAGCAGTGGAGTGTCCGGAAATGTAA